ACACCTGGTGTTTTATGGCCAAAATTTGAAGATAATTTAGTTTCATTTAATTTAGCTATTACTGGATCAATAAGAGATGATATATTACCATTAGAGGTAGTTTCAAATAGGTTATTAGATATAATGAAAAAACAAAATATAATAGATAATTTAATTACTTCATATGGTTTAGAAATAGATAGCTTAATTAATATGGATAATGTTGAAATTTTTTCGATTTTAGAAAAAAGATTAGGTATATATAAAAATGAAGAATTTAGTTTTGAGTTAATTTCAAGAAGATTACTCAAAGATTATAGGATAGGTAAGTTAGGTAAATTCTTTCTTGAATATCCTGTAGATTTTAAGAAAGAAGGTTAAAATGAATTTTAAAGATTACAATTTAAGTAATGAAATGCTAGAGGCATTAGAAAAGAAGGGGTTTACATCACCGAGTGAAATACAAGCGTTGGTTATACCTGAATTATTAAAAGAGGAGACACATTTAATTGGTCAAGCACAAACAGGAACAGGTAAAACAGCAGCATTCTCTATACCTATTTTAGAGAGAATTGTACCTACAAAAAAAGTTAAAGCTTTAATTTTAGCCCCTACTAGAGAATTAGCAAATCAAGTTAGTGATGAAATTTATTCTCTAAAAGGAGAAAAAGATATTAAAGTTTTAGCTGTATATGGAGGAGCATCTATTGAAAATCAAATCAAAAATTTAAAAAAAGGTGTAGATATAGTTGTAGGAACACCTGGACGTGTAATTGATATGATAAATAAAGGTACTTTAAAATTAAATGAATTAGAGTATTTTGTTTTAGATGAAGCAGATGAAATGTTAAATATGGGGTTTATTGAGGATATAGAATTAATATTAGAAAAAACAAATGAAGATAAAAAAATGCTATTCTTTTCTGCAACTATTCCTAAACCTATACTTGCAATAGCCAAAAGATTTATGCCTGAGCATAAAATATTGAAAGTGCAAAAAAAGGAATTAACAACACATTTAACAGAACAAATATATTTTGAAGTTAGAAGAGAAGATAAGTTTGAGGCCCTTTGTAGAGTTTTAGATTATAAACCAGACTTCTATGGAATAGTATTTTGTAGAACAAAATCAGAAGTTGATGAAGTTACAAATAAATTAAAATCTAGAAACTATGATGCTGAAGCTATACACGGCGATATCACACAAGGACTAAGAGAAAAAGCTTTAGATTTATTTAAAAATAAAATACTTAATATTTTAGTAGCAACAGATGTTGCTGCACGTGGAATAGATGTAAGTAATTTAACACATGTTATTAATTATTCTATACCACAAGAATCAGATTCTTATGTTCATAGGATAGGAAGAACTGGAAGAGCTGGTAATAAAGGAGTTGCTATTACTTTTGTTACACCACAAGAATCAAGAAAATTAGCACAAATTAAAAGAGAAACAAAATCAGAAATTAAAAAAGAAAATATTCCAAATGTTGAAGATATAATAAAAGCAAAAGAAGAATTATTAATCGCTTCAGTAGAAGAAATTATGTTGGAAAATGATTATAAATTATATGTTGAGTTAGCTAATAAAATCTTAAAAGGTAAAAATATAGAAGCTGCTGTAGCTTCATTATTAAGACATATTTATGATGATGAATTTATACCAGCAAGTTATGGTAAGATTAAAAATGTACAAGTTGAAATTAAAGATAACACAAGATTGTTTATTGCTTTAGGTGAAAAAGATGGACTTAATGTAAATAAATTACTAAAATTAATACATGAAAAAACTAAAGTGCCTGGAAGAAAAATTAAAGATGTAAAAGTAATGCCTAATTTTTCATTTATTACAGTGCCATTAGAAGAAGCAGAAATAATAATTAAAATTTTCAATAAAAATACTGCAAAAAATAATAAACCTATGGTTGAAGTTGCAAATTCAGACAAATCATCAGGTGGTTCAAAAAAAAGAAATAGATCAAAAAGTGGAGATAGTAAGAAAAAAAGAAAATAATGTGAGGTTGCTATGAATTCAGTTGTATTAAAACCAGATAATGAAATAAAATTAAATAAAGAGTTGATAAGTAAAGAAATAAATATTATTAAAAATATTTTATTAGAAATAGTTCCAGATGTTGATATTGAATCTATTTTAAGAGATGAAAAACATTTTCAAAATATAGATGAAATAGAATCTAATATAGTAAGATTATTAACTGTCTTGCCCTTATTAATAAATATTGTTGAAGACGTATATCAGGCAAAAATTATTAAATATAATACAATAACTAAAAATTATTCTGAAGGTATGATAGACAATTTACTTTCAAAGCTTGATTTAAAAAATATGAACAAAGAAAATCTTATGGAAGTATTTTCAAATATTAGAGTAGTTCCTGTATTAACAGCACATCCAACACAGGTTCAAAGAAAATCTGTGCTTGATTTAACTCAAAGTATTTATGAAATTTTAGAAAAAAGAGAATTAGTAGAACATAATTTATTAGATGAAAATGAATGGATTAATGAATTAAGGAAAAATATTAATTTATTGTGGAGAACTGATATTTTAAGAAATTCTAAACTAAGGGTAAGTAATGAAATTACTAATTCACTTAGTTACTATAATTCTACTTTCTTAAAGGCTATACCAAAAATTAATCTTAAATTTAAAGAATTAGCTAAAAAGTTAGATATTTTTTCTAATGAATATACACCAATACTTATGGGAACATGGATAGGTGGAGATAGAGATGGTAATCCTTTTGTTACTCAAGAAACACTATTAAATGCAACTTATTCACAAGTTGACACAGCTATTTCTTACTACATAAAAGAACTTAAAAAACTTTATAGAGAATTTTCAATATCTAGTTTAAAAAATGATTATAGTGATGAATTAAAAGAATTAGTTAAACTTTCAAAAGATAATTCAGAACATAGAGTATATGAGCCATATAGACTAGCAATTTCGTATATTATTGATAGTTTGAAAGATGTGAAGAAAAAATTATTGGAAGAAAAATTAGAACTACCTTATGATACATACTATAATTCTAAAAAACTTTTAAAAGACCTATTAACAATTAGAAAATCTATTGAAGTACATAGTGATGAAATACTTGCATATGGAAGATTAGATGAGCTTATTGAAGCTGTAAAAGTATTTGGTTATCATTTATCATCGATAGATTTAAGACAAGATTCAAGTGTTTATGAATATTGTGTAAATGAACTATTAAATATAGCAAAAATAACAGATAATTATTCTAATTTAACTGAAAATGAAAAATGCAAATTACTTATAAACCAAATAGAAAATGAGCCAAGAAAATTAAGTTCAGTTACTTGTGAGAAAAGTGA
The Streptobacillus felis DNA segment above includes these coding regions:
- a CDS encoding DEAD/DEAH box helicase, with the translated sequence MNFKDYNLSNEMLEALEKKGFTSPSEIQALVIPELLKEETHLIGQAQTGTGKTAAFSIPILERIVPTKKVKALILAPTRELANQVSDEIYSLKGEKDIKVLAVYGGASIENQIKNLKKGVDIVVGTPGRVIDMINKGTLKLNELEYFVLDEADEMLNMGFIEDIELILEKTNEDKKMLFFSATIPKPILAIAKRFMPEHKILKVQKKELTTHLTEQIYFEVRREDKFEALCRVLDYKPDFYGIVFCRTKSEVDEVTNKLKSRNYDAEAIHGDITQGLREKALDLFKNKILNILVATDVAARGIDVSNLTHVINYSIPQESDSYVHRIGRTGRAGNKGVAITFVTPQESRKLAQIKRETKSEIKKENIPNVEDIIKAKEELLIASVEEIMLENDYKLYVELANKILKGKNIEAAVASLLRHIYDDEFIPASYGKIKNVQVEIKDNTRLFIALGEKDGLNVNKLLKLIHEKTKVPGRKIKDVKVMPNFSFITVPLEEAEIIIKIFNKNTAKNNKPMVEVANSDKSSGGSKKRNRSKSGDSKKKRK
- the ppc gene encoding phosphoenolpyruvate carboxylase, with the translated sequence MNSVVLKPDNEIKLNKELISKEINIIKNILLEIVPDVDIESILRDEKHFQNIDEIESNIVRLLTVLPLLINIVEDVYQAKIIKYNTITKNYSEGMIDNLLSKLDLKNMNKENLMEVFSNIRVVPVLTAHPTQVQRKSVLDLTQSIYEILEKRELVEHNLLDENEWINELRKNINLLWRTDILRNSKLRVSNEITNSLSYYNSTFLKAIPKINLKFKELAKKLDIFSNEYTPILMGTWIGGDRDGNPFVTQETLLNATYSQVDTAISYYIKELKKLYREFSISSLKNDYSDELKELVKLSKDNSEHRVYEPYRLAISYIIDSLKDVKKKLLEEKLELPYDTYYNSKKLLKDLLTIRKSIEVHSDEILAYGRLDELIEAVKVFGYHLSSIDLRQDSSVYEYCVNELLNIAKITDNYSNLTENEKCKLLINQIENEPRKLSSVTCEKSEQLQKELKIFGTMKKLINIFGKNIIKQNIISHTVEISDMLELALLLKEFDLDGKVNISPLFESIEDLKNSEIIMKTWFELDIVKKWLENNGRLQEIMLGYSDSNKDGGYITSSWYLYKAQKELVELAKSNKVKLNFFHGRGGTVGRGGGPSYEAILSQPSGSILGKIRLTEQGEVIGAKYGNLDLGKFNLEALLSATLEKSLRDESKDIKEYENIMEQISNISYKEYRKLVYETEGFSEYFFESTPINEVSSLNIGSRPSSRKKVLDIEGLRAIPWVFSWSQTRVMLPGWYGVGTAFNKWIKENDGLNTLKSMYKNWPFFKALLSNLEMVLSKTDMNIAKEYSKLVKNEENSNKVFEMINKEWLLTFNLLKEITGIRYLLEDNEMLTLSLKNRLPYFNALNYLQIELIKKERSGNKTEEVNKAIHTSINGIATGLRNSG